The Lewinellaceae bacterium DNA window ATTGTCTAAAGAAAGGAATACGAATGAACGACGAAGACCGGTATATTGAACTAGTGCTCAAGGAAGCAGATCAGGGACTTTCCCCGGTGGAACAGCAGGAGCTGGACCAGTGGTTGCTGCAATCTGCAGTTAATCAGGAAAAAGCAGCCAAAGCGCGTGAAGCATGGCGGACATCAGGCAATCCCGATTCTGTCCCGCATCTTGACCTTGAACAGGAATATGCCGCTGTTCAAAAAAAAATCAGCAGTCATAACCGTCGCATCACCCTAAGAAATTGGTCGGTGGCGGCAGCAATTTTCCTATTGATCGCCTCAGGAATTATTGGCGTCCTGCTCACCAGATCGGTGCAAGGAAAAACACTGGTCATTGAGGGACCCGTGGAGCAATATCACCTGGAAGACGGATCCACCGTTTGGCTTAAGCAGGACAGTAAGCTGGAAGTTCACTTTACAGAGGACGTCCGGAGGACCACCTTTTCAGGCCGGGGATTTTTCGAGGTTGCTCCCAATACAAGCCGCCCGTTTGAAATAATAACCGATCAGGGAAACGTTACCGTGGTAGGCACTTCTTTTGAAGTACGTGCCGATCTGTCAAAGTTAAAAGTTATCGTTTCAACAGGTCGGGTAAAATTGACAAACAATCAACAGGATCAGATCGAGCTAGCAGCAGGTGAGTCCGGCCAGGCATCTCCATCGAACCTGGAAAAAATACCACTTGATCAGCCCGCCGGAGCCTGGATGCTACCACCGGTCAACTACCAACAAACCGAACTAGGCGTAATCATCAAGGAAATAGAATCCAAATACCATGTCCGGTTTACGACAGACAACACGGTAGTTTTTCAATGTAAAGTGACTTTCACGTTGGATTACCCGGACAAAACTGTATTGTTTCGCATACTGGAAACATTGCTGGATATCCAAATTGAGAAACTGAGTGAAACAGAATACCAGATTACCGGACAGGGATGCTGATGAAAGACCTTTCCAATTCAGGAATATTGCTTTGCCGGATGATACTTCAAAAATGCAGGCAGTTGTTAAAATGGTCAATTACAGGCACTTTGCTTTTTTGCCTGTCTCTCCCTTCTATATCACAAAATACATCCCCATCATCCGAAAACATTCGTAACGTATTAGAAAAATTCCAGGAAAATTTACCCTTTAGACTGGGTTACAGTGAGTCAATTTTAGATCAACCCAGCGTTTCGATTATTCAATTGAATCCCACAGCCGGATGGAAAAACAACCTCAAAATAATTCAGGATGGCTTACAATTGGATTATCGGATCATCGGTGATCAACTGATTCTGTTTCCACGCAAAAAATACTTAATTCAGGGATTCATTTACGATCAGCAGACCGGAGAGTCCTTACCGGGAGCTCATGTATTGCTATTAAACTATCAAACCGGCACAACCAGTAATGATGCTGGCTATTATCAGTTACTGGTTCCGGAAGGACCCTTAAAATTGTCGATATCCTACATCGGCTATGAGACACAATCCATTGAAAAGGAGGTTTCTAAACCCATCCGTGAGGACTTCCGGCTCAACGGAGCAGTTAACCTCCCGGAAGTGGTGGTCAATGCAGAAAACATGGCCTCCACCGCCCTACCCTTTTACCAATCCGAGGAGCAAAATTTACCCTTGAAGACCCTGCATGCATTGCCATCCATCGGCTCATCCATGGATGTATTACGGTACCTGCAACTGAATGCCGGAGTCATTTCCGGGGGCGATGGCCTCGGTGGATTACATGTTCGGGGCGGTAATGCAGATCAGAATCTGATCTTGCTGGAAGACATCCCCATCTTTAACCCCTATCATCTATTTGGCATCAGTTCCATCTTTAACTCCTACGCAGTTCAGGAAGCGGATTTTAGTAAATCGGACTTTGATGCTGCCTATGATGGCCGTTTGTCCTCCCTCTTAAAAATTACCATCCGGGACGGGCACCGTACTCAAAAGAAACTGGATGCCTCTACCGGGTTGCTTGACACCCATGTCCTCCTGGAAACACCCATTGCTCATCAAAAAGGCACCATAATGCTGGCTGGACAAGTCAGTCACGCGGGCAGTCTGATCAAGGCCTATACGCATCAGAACCGGGCTCTTTATGATAATGATGGTTATCTAAAACCCAGGTTCTGGGATCTCTACGCCAAATCGATGATCGAATTAAACCGGGCCAATAAACTGGTATTCAACGGTTATATCGGGTCAAATAATCACCTGGATATAAACCGCTATCCTTTCGACGGGGGATTGGATACAACCTATGTGGATCAATATCAGGATGAGTTTTATTGGGGGAACACCGCGGCCGGCATCAAGTGGCTGCATGAGATTAACGGTCATGCCTTTTTAAAAATAAATGCCTACCACAGTGGTTACCGGTACCATTCCATCAACGCTTACTCCGAAAAGATCAGGACGACGGGCCAGGAAGCGGACGGATATTACGAGATCAGCGAATTCCGGTCTTCCATCCTTGAGACCGGGATCAAAGGCGATCTGGAATATCTGATCAACTTCAAACACCGTCTAAAATTGGGTTTTGCCGCTGCGCTACATCAATATGTGCCGGGCATAATTGCTTACGGTGAAGATGCCAGCCAAAACCCCCGTTTTGAGATCGGCACCAGGCTTCCTTCCCTTTCAGATACCTTATTTGATGATCTTTCCTTCACCAGTAAACAAGCAACCATTTACGCAGAGGATACCTGGGAAATCAATCCCAAATGGAATCTTCGTTTCGGGATCAACAGCATTCTTTTTTCAAACGGAACCGACCTCTTTTTCTCAGCCCAACCCAGGTTACTGGTCTCCCGCAAGATGAAAAAAGGAGCCATCAGTCTTTCTATTAACAGACTTTACCAACCCCAACATCTGCTTACCACTACCGATAATGGCCTGCCTAATGAATTGTGGGTGCCGTCAACAACACAAATCCCGCCGCAGGAATCCTGGCAGGCTGGCATAAGCTGGAGTCACCCATTCTCAGAAAACACTTTGCTTAAAAGCAGCATTTACTACAAAAGGATGTTTGGTCTGGTCAACTTCAGAGACGAACCTGGCTATCTGAATTACGGACCACTGGACAATGTGGATGCCTCCATCTGGGAAGACGACGTCAGCATAGGAGATGGAGAAAGCTGGGGTATCGAGACCAGTCTTCAGCAACATTGGAAAGATTTTCACCTTCTGGCCAATTATACCTTCAGCAAGAGTAACCGGTATTTTGAGGGTAAAAATCTCGACTACATCGTGCCGTATGAATTTGAAGCACCGCACGTCTTTAATGCCATGGGTATCTGGTCCATCAATGACCGGTGGCAATTATCGATGACCTGGCAATTTGCCAGTGGCACAAGTGCCGTTCTGACTCCCGGTAATTACGAAGTTTACGACAATCACGAACAGTTCATAGAGGACTTTGAAATCGGTGATCAGGATATCCAACTGCTCATCCTGCCCGTGTACCATCGTCTTGATCTCTCCGCCACCTGGGAACTCAGGTCCAGTAAGGCATTACACCATCAAATCAAGTTGAGTCTGATCAATGTCTACAACCAGCAGAATACGGTATTACCACGTATTTATCGTGATCCATATTATTCGACCATCCGCTATGGGCAGGGCCTGCCGTTTATCCCCTCGGTATCTTACCATCTTACGATACATTAAATAAGCGCTCAAACCATGTCTCACTGTCAAAAATAAAACGATGGAGGTATGTGCTGACAGTTACTGTTACAATTACACTGTAAGCCGTTGTTTATCCAACCTGGTAATGAAATAGTTTATAATAAAACTGGGCTCCACATAGGGGATACCCCCTACCCGCTTGTCATAGTAGAAAGAAACGAAAGACTCTCTCTATTGCAGCATTTCTACCAAAAGCTTTATTAACCCGGCGCAAGCCAAAATCTGAATTCATGAAACGCATATTAATCTATGTATGCCTGGCATACACCTTCATCCTTATGCCCTCGTGCAAAAAAGATCTATCGCTGGATAATCTGGTAACGGCAGAGCAAACGGTAGAATCCACCGCCCGGATAAGCCGTTGTAATACGGATAAACGAATGGACCTCCTCTATCAAAGCCGGCCTGGTTACCGTTCGGAAATTATGGAAGGAAGGCAGAGAGAAATGCTGAATCTCGAAACCAGGACACCAACCGAACTCGCATTACTGACCATCCCCGTTCACGTGATTGTCGTGCATCGCACCGGACAAGCGGTTGGTACCGGAACCAACATCAGTGATCAGCGCATCCTCAGTCAGATCGCCGCTCTGAACCTTGACTTTCTGCGCAAAAATGCAGACGCGGTCAATACGCCTTCTGTTTTCAAAGTCAGTGGTGGACAGATCCAGTTTTGTCTGGCATCCGTGGATCCCAACGGCAATGCTACGAATGGCATCACCCGCTACCCCACAAACCAGGATTTTGACAACAATGAAATTGCAATCAAACGGGCATCCCACTGGGATCCCAAGCGCTATATGAATGTTTGGGTTGCTCCCAATATCGACGGTCTAGGCTATGCTTATCTGCCTACGCCAAACTCTCTACCAAGCACGGACGAAGACGGCGTGGTTATCCTCACCGAGGCCTTCGGTGGACCAAACAGTGGTGCTACCGCACCATTTAACCTGGGCAGATCCCTTACCCACGAAGCAGGCCATTATCTGGGACTGGACCACATCTGGGGCGATGGCTGCCAGGTGGATGACGGTATTTCGGATACGCCGAACCAGGCACAGGAAAATTACGATTGTCCAAACCATCCCAGCCCTTCGTGCAACAATCAGGGCGACATGTTTATGGATTACATGGACTATGTCGATGATGACTGCATGAATGCTTTTTCGACCGGGCAGGTCACCTACATGCGTTCCATCCTTGGCAGCTCCCGCGCCCAGCTGATCACCCCGGGAAGAACGACCTGCTCAACCGGCACGCCAACGCCACCCCAGCCCACCTGCGATGATGGTATTAAAAATGGAGATGAGACCGGGATCGACTGCGGTGGTTCCTGCAAGCCTTGTGAAGTGGCCGCATCGGGAGTGGACGCAGGATTGACCAGCCTTACCTACACCGTCAGCAGTACGCAGGCATGCAGCCCTTCGGTTAATTTCAAAGTAATCCTTAACAATTATGGGACTACGGCATTGACCAGTGTGGTGATTGAACTTTCGGGTAATGGAGGAAAACTGCTTGGATACACCTGGAAAGGGCAACTGGCGGCAAAAGGAAAAACAACAGTCACCCTTCCATCCGTGACCATCGGTGGCGGTCAGCAACAAATAGTAGCCACAAGCAAAAGCCCGAACGGAAAAACGGATGCCAATACCGGTAATGATCAAACCAGCGCGAATGTCACGGCACCAGGCGGATCACAGATGACTCTGGTAATTAAGCCGGACGACTTTGGCGCTGACATCTCCTGGAAGATCCGGGACAGCCAGGGCAAAGTGGTCGCCAAAGGCGGAGGTTACCCCGATTTTGACCGGAAACAGATCAGCGAGTCCATATGCCTGCCTTCAGGATGCTATAAACTCACCATGTATGACAGTTACGGAGACGGCATCTGCTGCGATTATGGCAAGGGCTGGTATGAATTAAGAGATGCTAATGGCCGTGTCATTCTGGATTCGGATGGCTACTATGGATACCGGGAAACACAGAGCTTTTGCATCGATTCAAAAAACAGATCTTCTTTACAACAAGTCGAGCGCGACACGCGTCAGGTTCTGCCGGACCGTCGGGTAACAGCCAATCCGGTCAAGAATCAATAACCCCAAATTACTGCAACAAAGCCTCCGGGAATGCCCGGGGGCTTTTTGTTTTGTAGCTGGACTATAAGATCAATCCCATTTCGATGAAGGAACAAAAAGGGCAATCCGCTGGATGAGGAGCAACCCGGCAGGTCAGATAAATACACCGAGTGGTATCACCTTGTAAAAAATGGCATCGGTGAAACACAATTGTGACGGCCGGACAGGCTCAGTCCCACTTCACATACTTCCGCCAGTTGTGTTGTTCTTTGAACCCTAATAGTTCACGGATTTTACGATTGGAAAACAAAGCTTCATGTTCACCCAATTCGCGGGTAACCGGCACATTGGGAAAGAATTTTTCAGCCAATTCCATACTGGGAATAACAGCACCATTGTGATCGTTTCCGGCATTAAAAACCTGGTAACCCAGACCATCTTTTTTCAAACACAAATCTACGATTTGCCCCAGATCACGGGCATCTATATAACAGAAGGCATTTCTTCGACGTACCTGTGGATTTTGAAAATAATACGGAAAGAGTTTGGCGTATTCATCCGGTTCAATCACATTCCCAATACGCAACGCATAAATATCAAAACCAGAACGCCGCTGGAAACTACGGGCGGTCTGTTCGTTGACCACCTTCGACAATCCATAGCTATCCATAGGATCAACATCGTAGTCCTCCTCCAGAGGCAGAGATTTTGGGTCGGTCTCCCCATCGGAAAAACAGATGCCGTAGGTCGTCTCCGATGAAGCAATAATAATTTTTCGAATTCCAAGTTTTACAGCTGCCTCCAGCACATTATAGGTTCCTATGGTATTCACCCGAAACGTTTCATTATCCGGCTTGATCAGAATTCTGGGTATCGCCGCAAAATGCACTACGGCATCAAAAGTGGGTTTGCCATTCCCTGTATCCAATTCATCCAGGCCCATGTAGGAACTCAGCGCATTAAACATTTGTCCCGAATCCGTAATATCAGCGATCAGATTATCCACTCCCGGATGATCAAGCGGAACGAGATCAACATTCAACACCCGGTGCCCCTGGTCAAGAAGATACGGAATAACATGCTTACCAGCTTTACCCGAACCTCCCGTGAAAAATATCCGCAACTTTTTCATAGACACCCTATTTGATTCTTTACTGTGCCTCTAGCATTTATAGCCCGAAAATACAACGCACCGTTATAAATCGCCTCTATTTCTGAGGAACAATGCTAATCGCTCCCGGATGGGCTTAGAGAATCGAATACCCATTATTGTGATGCAATTAGGTCCTGGCAAATCCTGGCTGTCGGTTCTTTTGTCAGACCATTTCATAAAATGGAGAACTTTAAAGCGATCTGAAGCTTGCCATTTTTTTGCAGTTGTATGCCGTTTTTTACCAGGATAAAAAGATTCGCCAATAGGGCCACCACGACCACGGTGAGCGTAACCATATTGTTATCGTTTAAGAGTCGTTTGACGAAGGAGCTCAATACCACCAGGATGGCAGTGGCTATCAACCAAACCAATTGAATATCTACCATCTTTCTGGCCGTTGGCGACCAATTATTGTAGTAATACATGATAATCAGAGGAGCAATTACCTGAAGCGGTGGTAAAATCAGAAAAGGAATTGGAATAAAATTGATGTACCTCAGGGCTTTATCTGTTGACTGACCTGTTTCCTTTTTTTCCAATAAATCAATTTCATCAATACCCAGTGATTTAGCGAGCGTTTTCCTGGAATAGCCTTTGGGTACCTCCCCAGCTTCAATCCTTTGGATGGTGCGAACAGAAACACCAGATTGTTCTGCAAGCTCCTTTTGCGTTAAATTTAACCGTTCCCGGTGGTAAACCAAAGGGTTCATCCTCGCTTAAGATTCTAGGTACAATGCATTCAAGTCTGGCTGCTCGAGCGGGTTACACGTCTCATAACCCCTTAAGCCCTGACTTTGGACAATGTACGAAATGAACCTGTTTCTTTGCAAGTGCATTGCTATCCCTCCAAATTTCGCCGTACGATTTCTGCACCCAGCTCGTCAAAATATTCTTCAATGATCTTTTTCCAGATCTTCAACCCGTTTTCCGAATTAATAAAAAGGACCAGACCACGCTTTGACTCCGGCAAAACCATTGCGATGCATTTAGTGCCCGTGTCACCTCCGGTATGAACCAAAGCATATTCATTACCGGGTAAATTGGGAAAAACCTGCATACCAAGCCCCCAGTTTATGCCTTCCTTCACGATCGAAAGCGGGCTACTGAATAACCTATATAACTCCGGCGAGAGACCTGCTCCATCCAGGATATACACCAGAAACTTGCCATAATCTTCGACAGTAGTCAGCAGATTGGCAGCAGCATTTACCGTTTTATATTTGTCATAAGCCAGTGGGTTTCCTTCCGGATCGCTTTCAACCGCATAACGGTTTTCGTCAACCTGATCCGACCAGAAATAATGGGTGTCATGCATCCCCAGCGGTTCAAACAATTCCTGACGCGCGATTTCATCCAACGTTTTGGAAAATTTGTGTTCCAATGCCTTCCTGAGGTATTCAAAACCTTCCCCGGAGTATTGAAATTTTGTACCCGGCTTAAATTCAAAAACCAATTTCTTATCCGCTCGCAAATACCTCCAGTTAGGCAATCCCGATTGCTGACTCAGAACATTTCTGGTCGTTAATTTCGGAAGATATGGAGCATCTTTTAGCTCCGGATCCACGTAATACAAGGATAGCGGTTCGTCCAGGTCCCAAATCCCTTTATCCACCAACTTCAAGACGGTGAGTGCCGTAATGGGCTTGGTCAGAGAAGCCACTTTATACAGGCTGTTGTAAGTGATCGGGAGGCCTGGCTTTTGCTCGCCAAAAGCACGGATCTGTTGCAATTTGCCGTCATGGATGTACCCGATGGATATGGACGGGATCTTGAGTGCCTTGATCAGCGATTCAATATTTCCGTCGTCATTAAACAAAGGAAATGGAAAATGGTCCTCGAATGGTTCAGGGTATCGTTCAGGCTGTTGATGATCGTAGCTGATTGCTCGGAATAATTTCCAATTGCCCTGTTCCAGAATCCAAATGTGGGTAAACTTACCATTGACGGTAAAACGCAGTTCTTTACCCGGTACTGCAATGAAAAACTCATGGATTCCTGTCTGGATAGCGCCATATAATTTACCCTCATTCTTTAACGGATAAACCTGCAAGCTACCTTTGACCAACTTTCGAATGGGCTTAATATCCGGGTTTGAGCAAATACTTTCCTCAAAGCCCTGGAAAAAGGCATCCCGGTCCTGCATCCCGTTTTGATCGTGCATAAATTGCAGATCCGGGTGCATGATCTCCTTTAAAACTTCGAGATTGCAATGATTAAATCCCTCATCGAAGACTAAGCTATCCGCAACCCTCAACTGCTTATACAGGTCGGAATCTTCAGCGACCTGACCTATGCCATTTGTGATTAATAACAGATAAGTTATCATAAAAAATATCAGTCTCATTTAGTATGAATTTTAAGCAGACAAGTTATCTGCATAATCGATTTAACGGCCGATATGGGAGCCGCCAATATGCCGCCAATAGCATGACAGAACTATAATCATCTATAAATCAATATTTTAAAGATCAGCTATTACAGCATAGTTTCATTGGCCCAGCAAAGAACCACGCACTCCGGTTTTATAAAAAGGGTGTAGAAAATGGGACACGAAGACCATCTGAAGCTAACCGAGACACCGTAAAACACATATATATATTTTTTGATGCAGGGATTTGCACCGGAAGGACTGATCATTGAACCATCGTTTGATAAGGACCTGTGTCGTCTTTCATAACGCTTATCTTCAACCAGGGTTAACCGTCACTCCATAGTATTACCGGGAATCACCACAACATTTTCTTTTTGATTCCGGAAGATGACCATCTGCACTGGCTGGGTCAGGTCTGTTTGTTTTGCAGCTAGAAGCAATTCATCCAGGTTATTCACCGGCACACCTGCAAACTGGAGGATCACATCATTGGCCTGGATGAAATCCCGCATCCGGCTGTCGTACTTTACCTGAGTCACCACATAAATACCTCGTTCGGAATCCATCCCGGTCGCCGATCGCTCACCTAATGTCTCGAGGTTCTTAATCCGCCATCCCTGCCATACCATAGTGTTTGTACCGGATGCATGTTGATTTTGTATAGGAACCGGCATACGCGGTGTTTTGGCCATGTTCTTCAGACGGGGAGAGACTACACCGAATTTGTCCATGGGGAAGTTTTGAAAGCCCATTTCGAACACCTCTAAATCCTGGGCCTCCACACTAAAATCACCCTTTTGTGGATTAACGAAATCAATCTTTGTTTCGATGGAATGCTGATCCGTACCATGCTGCCGGGCAGTTTCCAGGGCTTCCTGGTCGGTAAAGAGGTTATAATCAACCATCTCGCCCCATCCCTGCAGCTGGATAGGTGCGTACTGACTCATCACAATATTCCGGGTAAATACATCACTGCTTTTTGCAAACCATACATGCGGATGGAAGGTGCTGTTAACCAGGATGTTGTTCTCAACCACACGGTAAAAGCCTTCACGGAGTTTGATGCCACCATTCAGGCATAAATTGTCATAAATGCGGTAGTTACTCGAACCATCATCCAGGTCGATGTCCCACCCGCGGTCACAACGGAATCGATTATTGCGGATAACCGTGGTTGCCATGGCATCAGCCAGAATCAGCGCTGGCTCTTCCGTGACCAGTGTGTCCATCGTGGCGCGCTTTGGGTGCCAGAAACGATCACGCCCCCAGGAATTGAAAGAACCGTGGTCTCCGGTTTCTTTCACCGTATCGAATACATCGTTGTACTCAATAATATGACCACCCCAGGTGCCTTCACTGACGTTGATCCCGGCACGGGGGACTTCATAAATACTATTGTGGCTTACCGTAATCCCCTGGCTCATCGAAATCTCCACGCCGGTAATCTGTTTTTCAAATAATCCAATGTTATGGATCAGGTTGTCCAATACGAAACAATTAGAGGGGAAGTTGCTAGTTCTAGGTCCCGGTGCCCGATTGATCTTCTGTAATGGGACAAACTCATTGTATTCAAAACTGGGTGATCGTAAGGCACCGGTGTCACCTACAAAGCAAACCGCACTCGCACCTATCTGTGTCAGATGGCATCCGGAAATGCCGGAATTGCGATTATATTTTGAAAAGAAGACGGCATTTCCTCCCAGATTATGTAGATATGCATTTTGGATGGTACAGTTCTCCGTTCCTTCCAAAAAAATGGCTCCTCCACGGTATATCGTCCAATCAGAACGCAACAAGGGTTCATAGTGCTCCATAAACGTCCGGGTGGCAAGTGTAAACTCCAGGTCTTTCAGGATGATGTTTTTGACCGGATTCGCTGTAGTTCCTCTCACCTCAATAAGGTGTTTCAGTTTTGCGACTTCAAAATTTGCCGTATGAATGTCTTCACTGGCGAGGGGGTAATAATACAATATGGATTGTTGAGAATTGAAGTACCATTCTCCCGGGGCATCCAACTCCTCAAAGATGTTTTCTACCATGCGGTTGTCCGGGCTCAGGCCATTTCTCCGGTTATTTTGCCATCCGCCTTCCATTTCCAGTCCATCATCTGCTGTTTTACCGGTAAAACGGTAGTGAAAATCACCCCAGTCTCCGCGGTGCATGGCATGAAGAAAGCCACCTGCTGGATTATTCCAGGTTTTAATTCGCGCGGGTGAAGTCGCATCGGCCGCGGTACCATTGAAGCGTAATGCGGTCGAATCGTAATTCGGATACCGCGCCATCGGCCGTATGACACCATTGACCGTCATCAGGTCCATTGAACTCAAATCATGAACATGAGCCTGCATGATCCCTTTTTGAAACGGGGCCCACTGAAGGTTCAGATTAACGCCACCGCTGATCACCACATGTTCTCCGGGGTATCCAGAAATTGTCAATTGTTTACCCTCATTGCCATCTTCAGGTGTAAATACCAGCACATTGTCAAGATAATAGGTCCCCTCCCGGAGATAAATCGTAATAAGTCCTGATATACGGCGAGCAAGTTCCTGGGCATGTACCAGGGTCTTGAAAGGTTGGTCTATCGTACCCGGATTTTCATCGTTCCCGCCTGGAGATATAAAATAAGCCGTTTGGGCTGAAAGGCTCAGGGATGCACTCATCCCCAACAACAACAAACATTTGTAAAACCAGTAGCATAAAGCTTGTTTCCTCATTCCGGACTATTTGCATACAGGTTGCAAATTAACCCAAAACATGCAATAGCTATCGCAGCTCAGTGCAATTATGCATCAGAACAGGAAGTGCAACCTGCCAGGTAACGGCAGGCACTTAAAAAACTTGAATCATGCTGATCGTCACGGAAGTTGCAAGAGTGGCTGATTGGTTTGCCAGGATCCTTTACATGCTCAGGGCTATCCAGGTCAACCTTTGCGCCCTCCGAAAGAATATCCAAACGTCAAACCGAAATCCAATCCGGATGCAACTTTGTAATTCCTGGCGTAGGTATCTCCATCCTCAGGCACCTCATTTTTCCAGGTGTATTTTCCGCCCACCGGTGGTCCATAGCCCAACCAATAACTTATGGTAAAGCCCTTTTTCCAGACATAGGTCTGTCCGATGCCGACACCTATGAATGAAGCATGATACAGGAATTCAGCTTCCTTATGAATTCCGTCCAAATTGAAGTACCGTACGTTAAGGTCTGCAAACGTGTTGCGATAGGACGACTTGATCAGCCATAAGAATTTGGCATCTGAAACGGGTTTGAAAAAATATTTGTAGTGTAGTCCAAGCCCATATTCCTTTTCCTCTGAGATAGAAGGGAACGAGCCACCTCCCTGGAAGAACAGGGCATGACGGGGAGTTAAACGGATTTCATAAGCGATCCCCCATCGTTCAAAAGCCAATCCTGCAACATTCAACTGAATAGAATGCCGGTAAAATAGCTCATTAGACGGCTGGGCTTGAACAAAGCAAGAAATCGTTAAGAGCCCAACCAGACTGAAAACACATCGTAAATAACGCATCTGAATTATAAATTTTCAATTAATCAAATGTCCACTAAACACTAAACCATTCCACGTTATGCATATGAGACTTACATTCATTTGAAGCAATGATTCATATCATTTAAACTAGTGATACGCTCACCACTTTTTCCTGAATGTCAAATCTGATATGGATTATGAGTACTACCCTGAAAGAACGGTATCGTTTCTTATTTCAGCATCTGCCGGCAGATTTAACAGCTGATTATAACGTGAAGTATAGATTAAAGAATAAGGATAGCATACAGGTTCATCAGAGGGTCACAAGTTCATTCAGCAATATCTTCGCACAGAGGACCAAGTTTTCATAATGGCTCAGGCTATTATTTATTTTACTTAAGGTTTTCTTTCAATTTCATTTTCGACATCCTTCAAGAGTGACT harbors:
- a CDS encoding right-handed parallel beta-helix repeat-containing protein — its product is MSASLSLSAQTAYFISPGGNDENPGTIDQPFKTLVHAQELARRISGLITIYLREGTYYLDNVLVFTPEDGNEGKQLTISGYPGEHVVISGGVNLNLQWAPFQKGIMQAHVHDLSSMDLMTVNGVIRPMARYPNYDSTALRFNGTAADATSPARIKTWNNPAGGFLHAMHRGDWGDFHYRFTGKTADDGLEMEGGWQNNRRNGLSPDNRMVENIFEELDAPGEWYFNSQQSILYYYPLASEDIHTANFEVAKLKHLIEVRGTTANPVKNIILKDLEFTLATRTFMEHYEPLLRSDWTIYRGGAIFLEGTENCTIQNAYLHNLGGNAVFFSKYNRNSGISGCHLTQIGASAVCFVGDTGALRSPSFEYNEFVPLQKINRAPGPRTSNFPSNCFVLDNLIHNIGLFEKQITGVEISMSQGITVSHNSIYEVPRAGINVSEGTWGGHIIEYNDVFDTVKETGDHGSFNSWGRDRFWHPKRATMDTLVTEEPALILADAMATTVIRNNRFRCDRGWDIDLDDGSSNYRIYDNLCLNGGIKLREGFYRVVENNILVNSTFHPHVWFAKSSDVFTRNIVMSQYAPIQLQGWGEMVDYNLFTDQEALETARQHGTDQHSIETKIDFVNPQKGDFSVEAQDLEVFEMGFQNFPMDKFGVVSPRLKNMAKTPRMPVPIQNQHASGTNTMVWQGWRIKNLETLGERSATGMDSERGIYVVTQVKYDSRMRDFIQANDVILQFAGVPVNNLDELLLAAKQTDLTQPVQMVIFRNQKENVVVIPGNTME